The nucleotide sequence gaccggggaggtgaaaggagagagagagtcccctcgctgtgcatttgcagccaagtgcggcagctagctaggtagccggctagctgtcaggcaggaccgacgtagtcagagcactgtcgctaaatatgggatgtcttgataaaacaagcagatatttgaagtttacacacctacattctcgcctgaaaatatcttaaaagcttattttgtgacctagaaacacgaataaaagacatataaaacgaagtggtggccgccattgttcactctgtagaggcgtgctatgaattgtgggatattgagttttccaccaagcattaccgtaacttttgaatgatttgcgcaaccttaaaaattccaatggctcctgaaagcagcgacgctgtgcgcaccgttgaaattgtcatcattacggtaatccaaataagggtagacaggctgtaccactcccggcataccactagagagagccaacacaccacaaatgaagtctgtttatttggcgccaaaagatgaattggcctaaatttgcactaaaatattaatatttaaaaaactataaaagtcatgaacaccaaaagtcatgacataatagtccagctccagccgcacaaaatgatctaacatatgtaaccctaatgtcaaaactgttcggcagaggagcgcgggaaaattttcactaaaatattaatatttaaaaaactataaaattcataaacaccaaaagtcatagcacaccattccagatccggccgcacaaaatgaggtaacatatatgaagcttgtctcaaaactgcggggcgagattcgctgcaaaatttcaggcggaaactggagaataataataataataataaatccgacgaatagtaatatgtgtgcctcttggcataggcacacataataagaataataaatccgacgaatagtaatatgtgtgcctctttccataggcacacataataataataataataataagaataataaatccgacgaatagtaatatgtgtgcctcttgtcataggcacacataatgaTGTCACACGCTACGTCCGGTAGTGCTCGTGGCGGAACGTAAACACAGACAACAATGGCGTGCGAAAACTCTCTCGGCATATAATATGGTCGGAGACTGACAGCAAGCAACTCCACGTCCTTACAGCATGCAGTCTCCTTAACTGTAACATGACCGGGATTACACCATCTGTTGTTTATGTACATCACCAATCCACCTCCCTTCTTCTTGCCCGAAAGTTTAATGTCTCTGTCCAAACGAGCCACACTGAAGCCGGGTAGCTCTACGTTAGCTGTTGGGATGCAGCTAGTTAGCCACGTCTCTGTGAGGCATATTAAGCTACATTCTCTGTACAGTTTCTGATTTCTTACCAGGGAAGCCAGTTCGTCAGTTTTGTTAGCCAGTGAGTTCACGTTCCCCATCACCATCGATGGAACTGCAGGCTTAAATCTCCACTTCTTCTCCCGTCGCCTCGTCCTCACTTTGTCTCCTGCCCTACAGCCGCGAAAAAGCCACAGTTCCTCCGGGATGGTCGCTTGAACGTTGCTGGCGTGTTTCCGCAATGCGAGCAGTTGTTTCCTTGTGTAGACAAGTCTGCTATCGCCAGAAGAGTATATCTGATCCATATCcataggaaaaaataaaaaatactccTTAGGATGTATAATCCGAAGTAAGTAGTAAGCGAAAGTAAACCAAAACAGCACTCAAACACACGAAACATACGGAGCTACTAGGATGGCTGCCACTCGCGTCGGCGCCACTCGCGTCGAAAGCATTTCAGTGTCTGACCCAACAGCACTAGGTCAGTGGCTCAGTGGGTTACTGGCACATATTTATATTAGTATAATCCAGAAAAACAATCCTATTAAAAGCGTGAAATAAATATGATCaaaccccatgccaccctttaGACTCACCCTGGTTGTTGCAGGTATTGCTGCCATACAAAGTAGAACAGCTGCTAAGAGCCTTCAGCAAGGTTCCTGGTTTAAACATTATATCAAACTGACTTTACAGTTCATCtccatgttttattttagcTCTACTGTAGATTTTTACTGAAGAAAACAGTGGACGGGAGTGGCCAGGTTTCCTTTTATTCATGTTGAAACTTGTTGATCAGGTGGTTTCAGAACAGAGTCCCACCAGCTTTTTCCTAGTAAAGGTTTTAATGGTGATTACAGGAACTGGGTCTGCTGTTATGCAAGGCAAAAAAATGTTGTCTTTCACTACACGTGAGCTCACGTCTCGTTGACGACTGCGACTCTTTGCTCTACATCAGACAGGCTCCATGTCAAACTATGACAGCATCGTCATCATTAACGCTGTTGTGCTATTGTTCTTTTTGTTGAAAATCTGGGGCAGCAGGGGTCTAAGGTAGTAGGCTTGCTGGGTAGTAAAAGGCAGACATCACAGCACCCCCGTCAAATGCTAAGTGTGTGTTTTAGATTGtgataaataagtaaaaatacATCAGCCAATATCTGTCACGGTTCAGTTTTTGTTACCTAccatgttattttatttttataatatatttatctattattatattttctcaCCCTTTTTGTCCCCTTTTCCACCCTCCCTGTCAGCTTTGGCATACACATGTATCTAAAAACAGAATCATAACAGAAAAGTaattgaaatgaataaataaacacaaaagaaacacaaacatgagaaGCCTATAGAGAACTTACAGAGCTCATGTTGGAAAAGCAAATCTGTTTGGCACAACATCACATTCAAATCATAATTCTGATTGTAAAACCTGCCAGACAAGATGGGCTtaacccaaaaaaaaaacaaaagaacatcgTCTTGGACCACAGTGACACAATGTAGACTCTCACAAACACCTGTCCCTGATGAATTTCCTCACAGACATTTTGGACACGGTGGACATCAGAAGAAATTTATTGCTGATCAGATCAAATCAAAGAAGtaggtttttttcctcttgtgaaTGTTTCTTATTgctcattaataataataataacccaCAATAACCAATAGCTGTAGCCCTAGAACAAAAACTGAGTCAGAAAATAGGTGGTTTCACACCTTGCACTCCCAGCTAAAAGcagttgtgtattttttttttctcccgtatacattttcatgatgtttttacagtttcttcTGTCTTTCACAGAATTTCCTGGAGCATCTGAACACTGCGGTATCAAATCAAATGATGCCAGAGTTGCCATCTTTGTTTGACACAAGCCACACTTTCAGAATGCTGGCCATTATACATGAATGGGAGGGCATGTCTGCCAGTCACACAGACAACACTGGAAAGTATGTTTCACTCTTACTTTCCAAAGCGGGCCTGGAAACGGTGATCTTTTATTTATGGTGTCAAAAACGGTACACCATCTTTATGAGTGTGTGCAGCCTGTCCATCATACTGGCTGACTGGGTGATGACCATTTTAATGGCAGCTTTGTGGTTACTGGGTCCTGTCCACTCATTTACACCCTGCTTCATTTTGACCAATGCCTCAGCAACCTATGCAGCATTACCACTGCCCATGATATTGCTGGGTTTAACAGACTACCTTTTAGGAGACAAAGCTCTTAGCAACCGCAGAGCCTTCTTCAAAACCCTCGGAAATGTATTCCTGACACTTCTCGTGTGGCTTATAGCTTTTACATGCTCTTTTAGCTATGCTGATGCTAAACTGATGGATATGAGTTGTGGGAAAAGGTTGAAGAAAGCTCTGGTGTGTGAAGTGGAGGAGTCAAAACTGGTGATCAACTTCATTGCTGGGATTTTCACTGCAATACTTCTAACACTGCTACCATTTTGCTCACATATTCCCCAGTGGGTACGAGATGCTGACAGGTTATGTGAAGCAGAGGAAGAACAAGAGAAAATTAGGGACGACTTGCCACTCACTTTAACCCTCTGCCCAGAGACAGAAGGTGATGAAAAGAGTTACCCGACAGATACAATCCGCCATCGACCACCACTGTGGATCAGCCTAATACTGGGCTTCGCCACATTTTGGATGccttttcttgctgtgtctctgGCCTGTTTGGTTTTTGGCCTTGGAGTACCTGCGTACATCTCTGTTAACCTGCTGTGGCTGGAATGCACCAACAGTTTACTGTTGGGTGTGCTATTCTGGGTAAAGACCAAGAGTCCAAGGCCACACACCAATCTACCAGAAAATCTGTGCTCATGGCACATTTACTGGCATATAAGCAGAGAAATGCAACCCGAGCTGATGGTTCCTGAGCTCAACCCACCTAAAGAGAAGACAAATATTTATGATGTGTAAGAAAAAACCTCAAAGTAACAAACATCACAAGCCTAGATTCGGAATGTCAcactcattttacattgtgggccatatacagcccactttgatacTATGTGGAGCAAATAAGTGAAACTCCCTTTTCCAAAAGTTGAAAGACGTTTAACTGCATTGAATCCCTCAGATATCAAAACGCTGGGACAAGTTTTTGAAAGACATCTGTCAACACGACTGGTTGGACTTAAAGCGTAAGAAATAAACATACAACATTACAGAAAAAGTTTTGGCAGCTCATTGGTCAGTttgtcctgtaattataaacaGAGTTTATGTTAATGCacagaaaatgtcattttttaccCCGGTCTAAGAAGTTATGTTTTTGATAATGTTTGTATGTGTAAGCATCATTCTGTGTTTATGCACGCTGGCTCAAAAAGCTTTGAATAAAAAACTTTGCAGGGGTCTAGAGTGGGGTCATATTAACAATACATTCAAATCTGACTTTTATCCACCAAGCTATTCAAGGTCAGCTTAATGATTTATTGCTTGAAAATGGCCAAACAGGCTTACAACTTAGAAACGATGATTGTTAAAGTTGTGATGTGTATTGCCAacatataaaaacaacaaaaaaggtttaaaaaaaactcacatTCGACGTCTGACATCATATTCAAGGTAAATAGATTAATTTGAAGGTCAAAGTGCTAATAACAGGGCTTCTTACAGCCACTGTTTGAGTTGTCAACATATGTGATATAGCGAATGCTGATTCTTTATATCAGGTTACTTTGGAACTTAACCTGTTCTTCAAGGTCCACTAAGGTCCTTTGACCACTAAGTTCAAACTTTCATCAtttatctttaaaactatgCTTTAATTTCTACTGCCTTTGTTTACTAGCAAAATTTAGGAAATGATACTAATATATGGAGACtgtaaatattaaattacacatacaaataacatgttacatttgacctttaacctcacTTTTACATTCTGTCTTTTTGTAAGTTATCATAAGTTTATATTACATTTACTATACtataatttaaagaaaatactttaagaaagaatatttttaaaaagaataaaaaatatataatatac is from Oreochromis niloticus isolate F11D_XX linkage group LG20, O_niloticus_UMD_NMBU, whole genome shotgun sequence and encodes:
- the si:dkeyp-100a1.6 gene encoding probable G-protein coupled receptor 160, which codes for MMPELPSLFDTSHTFRMLAIIHEWEGMSASHTDNTGKYVSLLLSKAGLETVIFYLWCQKRYTIFMSVCSLSIILADWVMTILMAALWLLGPVHSFTPCFILTNASATYAALPLPMILLGLTDYLLGDKALSNRRAFFKTLGNVFLTLLVWLIAFTCSFSYADAKLMDMSCGKRLKKALVCEVEESKLVINFIAGIFTAILLTLLPFCSHIPQWVRDADRLCEAEEEQEKIRDDLPLTLTLCPETEGDEKSYPTDTIRHRPPLWISLILGFATFWMPFLAVSLACLVFGLGVPAYISVNLLWLECTNSLLLGVLFWVKTKSPRPHTNLPENLCSWHIYWHISREMQPELMVPELNPPKEKTNIYDV